ATATCACCTAAAAGCTCTATGAATACGTTTACTTTGTCGGAGATGCTTTTTTCCGTGCTTGCTGTCCAATTTCCGTGTGCCTTCTTATCGTCTATGTATGCCTTGAATGCAGCGCTTATCAAGGTTTTCTGTGCTTTCACCGTGTTCGATTTTTGTACATTTCCGCTGTACAAATCAGATGTCGCGGCGGCTGTGTATGCGGTCGGGTAGATGCCGCGGTTGCGGTCTTTTATTACTTTGCATATTTCTATTTGTGCTTTTAACATCTCGCGGCACAACGTTCTGAACTCTAGGGAATCGTGGGCTGCGGTCAGTCCGTTTTCTTCTAAGATGTCCATAGCTCCGTTTTTGAATAGGCTGTAATTGTTTGTCCCCAGCGCTTCGCGTGCTTCGCTTTCAATGTAGTCGTTCGCGTCGAAGGTCTCTATTTCTTCGCCGTGCGGCTCTGACGGACGCGCCAACGCCCTTGACGCTTCGTCCTGTGATAGTATTTCTTCCGCCCATTTCTGTACTAGCTCCTGTATCTGCTCGCTTTTTAGCTCCGTCATTCTCCTGTCCCCTTTGCGTAAAGCTGAAAATATATCCCATACACGCGCCGATAAATATGCGGCGTGTCGCTTTGCTAGTTTCCTGTCCGGCGTTCTAAGCGATATGCGGAACTCTCGCCGCTGTATCGCGGAACGTAAATCTGCCGGTACTACCTGACGAAAGTATAATATCGTGCTGTTGCGGAAGATGTAAACGCCTTGTGATTGTCTGTTTGATGGCGGCATACAAAGTTATCCCCTTTTGTACACCTTGCTTGTAAGCGGCCTTCGGATAACAAAAAAGCCCTGCAAATCCAGTGATTGCAAGGCTTTATAATATTCTGGTGGAGATAAGGGGATTCGAACCCCTGACCTCTTGAATGCCATTCAAGCGCTCTCCCAACTGAGCTATACCCCCGAACAACAAGTGCGATTATACCGAGTAAGTGCGCAGGTGTCAAGATGGATTTTTCGTGCGGGGGGAGTTTAGCGCGGCTTCATAAAATCCACATACTTTTTTGATACAAATGGAGCCGCGAAGGATGCGCGTGCAAGTGGTAAAATATGCGGACGAAGGGCGGCCTGCGCCGCGCTTTGAAAATTTTTGAATAAATTACGGACGGAGCGTATGCCGGTAGAGTTATGACGAAGAAGGATATTTTGACAAGATTGATACGCGCCTGGCGCGCGGCCGTCGTTGCGGCGGTTTTTGTGTGCGCCGCGGCTTTTCCGATGGCGCGCGCAGAGGCGATGACGCAGGCGGATGTCGGGCCCGCCGTATCGGAGGCGCTCGGGCGCGAGACGCCGGAGAAATTTTTGACGGCGGTCGAGGGCGATATGACGCGGCGTGACGCGCTGCGGCTCGCCTTCGAGGCTATGGGCTGGAGGTTCGCGCTGGCTGCGGTCGATCAGATAGGCATCCTGCCGGAATGGCCCGAGGTCGAGGGCGTATCTTATATATCGGCGACTATGACGCCGAGGCCGCCGGAGGCGATGACTGCCTCTCTCGACGAGCCTCTGACGCCGGAGGATATGGTTGAATTTGAAAAATGGCTGCGCGAATGCCGCGAGTCGGTTTCATGGAAGGCCTCGTTCTCGTGGAACGGCACGACTCTGTTTATGATGAAGCGCGGCGTCGGGAACCCGAACGGCCCGGCGAACGGCGATTTGGAAAACGGCGAAAACGAGCCGCTCTTCGCCGCGGCGCTCGCCGTGGACATGCAGACCGTGCCGTGCCAGATAGCGACGGCGGAGATGATTGGTTCGAAGCGCGCGACTCTCGCGACTATAGCGGCGGAGAATTACGGCGTCATAGGCGGCATCAACGGCGGCTATTTTTCCGGCGCGAAGCCGATCGGCGTGCTGCGCCGCCAGGGGCGCACGGACAATCCGAAATTCTGGCCCCACCGCTCGGCCTTCGGCTGGAACGACAAGGGCGAGTCCATTTTCATAGACGGCAAGATCGTCAGCAACATTGGCTCTGCGCGCGAATACGACGAATATACGGAGCTTATGCAGGCGGGGCCGCTGCTCGTCAAAGACGGCGAGGCCGCGCCGAACACCGAGGATGTGGACCCGAACGTACTGAATAAGCGCCATCCGCGCACATTCGTCGGGACGGACGGCGCGCGCGTCGTCTGGGGAATCGTAGACGGACGCGACAATATGCACAGCGTCGGCATGACGATAGATGAGCTTCGCACGTTCTGCATAAAGGGGCTGGCCCTGACGGACGCGCTGAACCTCGACGGCGGCGGCTCGAGCTCTATATGGTGGCGCGGGATGACCTTCTCGCAGCCGAGCAACTCTAGCGACGCCGAGCGCCCGATCCCATACGCGGTGCTGATGTTCGAGCCGGGCGCGGGGGTGCGCCAGTAAAACGTTGCGCGGGAGCGCGCGCCGCTGTTAAACTATACCGGTGTCAGATCGATCCGCAAAAACTCAAAAGGCGAGAGGAAAAATAGAATGAACGAGAAAATTTACGCGCCGGACATGGATTCCGGCGAATGGAAAGAATACACGGAGAAAGAACTCGGCGAGCCGTCGTACCGCGCCGGGCAGATATGCCAGTGGATCTGGCAGAAGCGCGCCGACGACACAGAGGAGATGACGAACCTGTCGAAAGCTTTGCGCGAGAAGCTCGCAGAGAAGCTCGACTTCGCCTTCCCACAGCTCGTGCGCGAGCAGAAATCGTCTGACGGCACGAGAAAATTCCTCTGGAGGCTGCGCGACGGAGAGTCCGTCGAGTCCGTGCTGATGAAGCAGGGCGACAGGCTGACCGCCTGCATATCGACGCAGGTCGGCTGCCCGCTTCAATGCACCTTCTGCGCGACCGGGCTGTCCGGCTTCGTGCGCAACCTGAGCGCCGGCGAGATAGCCGGGCAGGTCGCGGCGATCGAGAAAAAAATCGGACGCGAGATAAACAACGTCGTCTACATGGGCATGGGCGAGCCGTTCCTCAACACGGAGGCCGTGCTGAAATCCATAAGGATGCTGAACGACCCGAAGATGCGCAATCTCGGCATACGCCACATAACGGTCTCGACCTCCGGCGTCATTCCGGGGATCCGCGCGCTGGCCGACTCCGGCCTCGGCGTGCGGCTGGCGGTCTCGCTCCACGCCGCGGACGGCGAACTGCGGGGAATGCTGATGCCAGTCAACCACAGCTATCCCGTCGAAGAGCTGCGCGAGGCTCTCGTTGAGTATCAGGAAACGACCGGCGACCGCATAACGATAGAATACGCGCTCTTCGGCGGAGTCAACGACAGCGTCGAGCGCGCGAGAGAGCTAGTGCGGTATCTGCGCGGAATACACGTCTACGTCAACCTCATCCCATTCAACGCCGTAGACGGGCGCTACGCGAAGCCGGAGGCCGAAGACGTGCTGCGCTTCAAAAGCGTGCTCCAGACGGCTGGCTTCGAATGCGAGATACGCGCCGAACAGGGCGCGGACATAGACGCGGCCTGCGGCCAGCTCCGCAGAAAAGAAGAAGGCGGAGCGGACGCGCCGCTCGAACGCGGCTCATTCTCCGCGCCGAGAAACATCATGGCGGAGGAACGCGCCGCCGCGAGAAGCTCGAAAACCGCTGCGAAGCCGAAACGCCGCCAATTTCCCCAAAAAGAAGAAAAACGCGGAAGCTCCGACAGCCGCGGAGAAGAGGGGACTGGACGCGGACGTTTCGGCGCCGGCAAAAACGGGGCCGAACGGCGTTCATACGGAGCGGGCGATGACAAAAGCCGCGGATTCTCAAAAAACGGCGGAGAACGCGAAACATTCAAACGCCGCCGCGAAAACGCCGAGCCTCAGGAACGTTACCGCAGCGGTAAAATGAAAGAAGCGCGCCCGACCTACAGAGGCGGCGGCGAGGAAAGAACCCTCGACGGCGGCGGCGCGCGCGGGGAGAGAAAATTCCGCGAGGCCGGGGCGAAGAGTCCGGCTCGCACGAAAAGAGCGCCGGCCCCGCAGGACGGCCCGTTCGCGAAATTTTACAGGAACTCGGCGAAGCCGAAGCGCGGCGCGAAAAACGCTAAAAAATCATAAGAAGGGGAAATAAATGAACTTTACGTTCTTCCTGGTCCTGTTTTTTATAATAGGCACGCTCTTCTTCGGCATCGCCTTTCCGTTCATAATAATGTTCGCGGGCGTGATGCTCGTCGGCTTCGCAGTACTCGCGCTGCTGCGCCTCATGCGCGGAGGTTCCGGCTTCACGGTCTACACTTCGCGCGGAGCCGGCAGGCGCGCGGAAGAGCCGGAGGAACCGTCCCGCAGAAGAATATTCGCAAGCGATGAACCGGGCCGCGCGCGCGAAAACCGCGCGCCGCGTGGAGACTACATAAACGTAGCCGCCGACGACGAAGAGATGGCCGAAGCCGTAGAAGTGATAGAACTTCCAGCCACGGCCCTGCGCAAAGACGACGGGGAAGAGACGGAATAAAAAGCGCGCGGAGTTAAACGGCGCAATCTATGCCGCCCGGCGAGTATCCCGCGCGGCATACTCGGCGAAGGCTTAGTCGCGGCCTACTGCGGCTGCCGCCGCGTCCCCATGCCGCTAGCTCACGCCCGCCTGCCGGTAAGCTGGCGGCACGTAACCGCGGATACGACGCCCTCCCCACGAGGTCTCTTGTGGGAAGCGTCACTGTGATGGTGCGGCTCTCTCGCCGTGACCGACGATTGGCAAATCTGTAATTTGCTTAGCAATATCTTCCGGCGAATAGAACTTATGCGCTTATGCGACGCGTAAAAATATTCGTTATCGTTCCTGTGTGATCTTTCCGCCTTCCCGTTATGACGCGGCGTATACGGCTTTATCAGCTTATGCCTTATCACGCACTGCTCCAAATGATTTTCAAAGAGCGTAGGTTTGTCTTTGTCAGAGGTAAACCGGTTCGTAAATTCCGTCCTGTTGTCGCTATGGACACATTTCACACGAAATTTGAAGAACCTCAGCATATGCGTCAGGAATGCTGCCGAGCTGTACGTGCTGTATTCTTCAGCTTCGACATAGCGGAAACGGCTATACTCGTCTATCGCAGTATATTGATAGAACTGTTTCCCCTCCGCTTCTCCGACGAGGCACGACTTCGGCACGAACTTAACGTCCACCTGTACGCGCTGCCCTGGATACTGCATTCGCTCGTTGGGCTTGGAAACGCATTTAGGGTTAGGCAGAGTGATGCGTACGGCTCCGATACGCTTCATCACCCTATAGAGAGCTGAAATGCTTCTGGAGTATCCTCTTTTCCTCAGTTTAACCAAAAGTACTACAAGCCTTGTGTTCTTGTTATGCCTCAGCATATTCCGTATAAGCAGGAGCTCCGCCGGAGAATGTTCATTCGGATGATGGCGTGGACGCCTCGACTTGTCACGAAAGGATTCGAGAGAACCATCGTAACGCTTCATCCACCTGTAAACATACTGCCTGTTCGTGGCATACCGTGCGGTGGCTTTAGTAACGCCGTACTTTATCGCGTACTTGATAAGAGATTGCCTGTAACGTTTCTTTTGTGATATTTTACTCATGCGGGAAACCGTCCACCTGTCAGTGGATTTGTGGTGAAATTACTTTACAGCATGGACAGGCTTCCCGCTTTTGTTTTGTGTTTTCTTGCGTATTCACATTAACTCATATCTTACATATATTGAGTCTTATATACCTCTGCTCTCTGTTGCATAGGTATGGTAAATCTACAGGCTTTATATCTCGTATGAATCTCGAACATATTGACAATGATGGCTTCTATTCTGTCTATTATGGCATTATCAATACTGCCTTCATTAAAGACAAATGCCGCTTCATCAACATATTGCTGCAAATGCTTCCAAGAAACAGAACTATAATTCCCCTGATTCGGGATTTTAAATTACTTCCAAAAGCCCTCAATCGTGTTGGTATGAACGTCACCGTCAACATATTAACCCGTATTATGATTGACTTTCCCGTGTTCATAACCAAAATCTTTAAACTTGTCATAAGCCGTAAACTCATATGTGTAAATAATAGAATCGGCCAAGACAAGCTAACTAAAAATACCTAACAAAGTTTCAAACTTTGTATTGTCAATAACTTTAGTACCGACATACCCGCTTCTTGCAATCATGCAAAATACGGCTGTTTTACCAGCCGCACCACGCTTTGTATGAGCCTTACTTATGATATTGGTGGAGCACAAACAGTTAGAAGTTCTATTATTTGATGCAATGGATTTGAAAACGTAAAAGGTTTAGCAGCATCGTAATAAATGCTGTCGCCTGGATGAAGATCATATGTAGCCCCTTCGTACTGGAAACGTAGTTGGCCTTTCACAACTATCATAAATTCTTCTCCATCGTGAGAAGAAAAGAAATATTCTGTATTCGGAAGAATTGTTATATAAGTGGCCTGCATTTTTTTCCCGTTTGCACCTCCTTGTAGTGGCTCGTATATCAAAGTTTTATTATCAGACCATAGACGCTTTCGTTCAGCTTTACGTACCACAACATCTTGACTAAGTTCTGTCTCAAAAAAATATACGATTGGTACCCCATAAAACTGAGCTAACCTTCGTAAGGTTGAGATTGTCGGTTCAACTTTTCCAGTTTCTAGCTGGCTTAAATAACTAGCTGATAAGCCAACGCCGCTGCTTACATCTTTGAGATATAGCTTTTTTCGTTTCCGTAAATTTTTTAGTTTTTCATGCAATAATTCGTGACTCAATATAAACACTCCAATGTTCATAACATCTATAATTTTAATATAATTCTAAACAAAAATTTTTAACATTTTTGCTTACATCATACTTTGTCTATGATATATTATTTCGTCATATTTATGCAAACAAAAAATGTTATAGTAATTTAACTACATATCATATACATATATACTATAATGTATCCACGACAAGATATTCTAAAGGCCTAAGAGAACGCGCTATAAAATATCTTTTATCCGGGCACTCCTACAGAGAAACGGCTAAAACATTCAACGTCGGTACGCCTGCACTCGGACAATGGAAGAAAATGCTGGAAGAACAGGGAGATTTTCAAGATAAGCCTTGCAGAAAGTATTTCAGAAAAATAGAGCCTAAAAACTGGAAGAATATCTCCGAGAGCATCCCGACTCCTATCTTCGAGAAATAGCTGGAGTATTCGGCTGCTCCATCGCCGCAGTCTCCAAAACTCTGAAATCTATGGGGTACACCAAGAAAAAAGAACGTCACATACAAAGAGCAGGATGTCCAAAAAGTAATCGAGTATCTGCAAAAGATAAGGATATACGGCCGGAAACAGTCGCTTATATAGATGAGACTGGGATAGACAGAGCTATATCTACAGAGAGCGCGCCTGGTCGAAAAGAGGAGTCGGGATTCCAGGCCGTATAAGCGGTAAGACGTATAAAAGGGTAGGCCTGGCCGCAGCATTGTACCGAGGCCAGCTGACAGAGCCTATGCAGTACGAAGGCACGATTGACGGAGAACTATTTGAAGAATGGCGAAGAAAGTTTTTATGTCCAGCCTTGGAATATGGGAGTACGCAGATAATGGACAACGTATCATTCCACAGTAAGAAAAAAGTTAAGGATATAGCAAGCAGTTTTGGACATAGGGTAATATTCTTCCCGCCGTACTCGCCTGAGCTTACCCATATAGAGCGTTGCTGGGCCGCATTAAAAAAGACTCTGAAAGGCGTTATTGATTCTGTTGCATCCATTGATGACGCTTTGCGTATATGTTTACAAAGAAAATGACTATATAACAGATTTTGAAAAAATCGACTAAAGGATGTTTTTTACTGCAGAATCTACGCTGTCAAGAAGTCTATGGTTTTGCTAAACGCCCTATTGATAGTTATGCTTGTTTATATTATCAAATTAATGGGTTAGAGATGGGAATATAATTTGACATTATCAAATTTATATGATTAAATTACATCATTGAGAAACATATAATTTTTAGGTGCCTTTTTAACAAATTCAATATTAATACTTGGGGGGGAGCTATTCTGAATAGATCTCTAGGTAATGGTTTTGCTAAAATAGGTTATGCGTCCGAAATTTCGCAGGTTGAACTGGGAACACATGATATTACGCTTGTTGAATTCATAGCGATAGTACGTTATAACAGTAAAGTCGTGTTAACTCCAGAGTATGTTGAACGAGTAAAAAAATCTAGAACCCTAGTTGAAAAGTTCCTTAATGAGAACAGGGCTATCTATGGATTGACAACAGGTTTTGGCGATAACGTAAGGAAGGTTATTCCCCAAAGTGAAGCAGAAAGGCTTCAGCGCAATATTATACGTTCACATGCTGTAAGCGTAGGAGAACCTCTATCAGAAGAAGGAGTACGTGCTCTGTGGTTGATGCAATTACTAAGCTTAGGGCGCGGATATTCTGGTATTAGACCTGATGTTTTGACTCTCATTGCAGAATGTCTTAACAGAAAAGTGTATCCATATGCGCCTTCAGAAGGAAGCATACAAAATCTTCCAGTTGAAGGTTATGTAAACTTAGTCCTTATGGGGGAAGGGCAAGCTTGGCTAGGCAATCAGCTTGTGACTGGACATGAAGCACTAAAATCAGTTGGATTAGATCCGCTATCTCCAGCCTGCAAAGAAGGGTTATGCCTCACTAATGGCATTAACGGGGCAGAGGGACTTGCTCTTATTGCACTACATGACTCTATTTTGGCGGCTCAGACAGCTGATATTTCAGGTGCTATGGCTTTCGAGGTACTGCGAGGTACATTGTTGGGATGCGATTATAGGCTTCATTCGCTTAAAGAGCATCCTGAACAGGCTGGATGCGCTGCGAATATCAGATTGATATTGAGTGACAGTGAAATAGCCGCTAATTCAATGTATCACAGAGTGCAAGATCCGTACGTTATACGCTGTATTCCTCATGTTCATGGGGCAGCAAAACGCTTCATGAAGGATGTCTCAATTAGTCTTATTAGAGAAATGCTATCTTGTAATGATAACCCCATAGTGTGGCCAGATGGCAACGGAGAAGGTTTGATGGGGTCAAATTTCGACGGAACTTACGTTGGAGCCGGTTCTGATATTCTTTGCATGGCGTGCGCAAATATTGCCAAAATCTCTGAGAGACGTACAGATAAGCTTACTAATCAGAGTTTAAGCGGAGGTTATCCTGCGTTTTTAGCTGATAAACCTGGGGTGGACAATGGATATATGATAGCCCAGTATACCGCATCTGCGCTTGTCAATGAAATTAGAGGACTCTGCATTCCCGCCACATCAGACAGCGTTCCAGTCAGTGCGAACTGGGAAGATCCTATTAGCATGGCTTGGTGGGCTGCAATGAAAGCAGTACACGTTGCTTGTAAGCTACAATATGTAATCGCCATAGAATTAATGACTATGTCACGAGCTTTTGATCTAACTCGTGTAGAATACGGACACTTTTCAAGTGCTACACAATCGGTACATGACAAGATACGGGAAGTTGTGCCTTATATAAAAGGCGACAGGTATTTGGGGCCTGATATAGAAGCCATTTATTCCATGGTAAAAAATGGTGATATTGTAAAAAATGTTCAGGCCCGTATCGGTACTACACTGGCATTTTAATGCATGAGAAAGGAAAATATCATGGATCGAGTGGCAAAACTAGATATAGTAAAACTTAGTAAATGCATTACAATTCAAAATGTTTGTATCGGTCCAGGCCCACTTCCCTTAGAAGAATTTATTGCCGTGGTACGATATGGAGCAAAGGTTAAGTTTTCGGACGAGTATAGGCAAAGGGTCGTCAGATCCCGCATTCTCGTAGAAAAAATCCTTGACGAAAATAGGGTTGTGTATGGTCTTACTACTGGTTTTGGCGATAATGTCAGGACAATTATCCCACAGGAAGAGGCAATCGAACTACAATACAATATATTGCGCTCTCATGCCGTATCTGTAGGAGAGCCACTGCCTGAGGACGAAGTACGGGCTATATGGCTTATGCAATTATTAAGTTTGGGCAGAGGGTATTCCGGTATTAGAATGGAAATGCTGGATTTGATAGCTCAATGCTTGAACAGTGGGATTTATCCATTTGTACCCAGATTCGGATCAGTTCAAGCTCTTGTTCTAGAAGCAAATGTAAATCTTGTCCTCATAGGTGAAGGACAGGCTTGGTACAAAGGTGAGCTGCTTACCGGCGCAGAAGCATTGCAAAAGGCCGGATTAAGCCCATTGGCTCCAGCTTGTAAAGAGGGGCTATGTTTAACAAATGGCGCAAACTCTGCCACGGGGCTTGCTGCACTGGCACTATATGACTCCCTTATAGCTGTACAGACAGCGGACGTCTCTGCGGCAATGTCATATGAAGCACTAAAGGGGAATATTCTAGCTTGCGATCCTCGGTTGCATTCAGTGAAAGAGCATCCTAATCAAATTACCTGTGCTGAGAATATAAGGATTCTTTTACACGATAGTTCTATAATGGAAAACAACAAAGGTCAAAGTGTACAAGATCCTTTAGCGCTTCGGTCAGTGCCCCAAATGCATGGTGCAGTAAAGCGATATTTAGCAGACGCAGGGACAGATATTTTAGAAGAAATGGCATCGTGCAGCGATAATCCTGTTTTATGGCCTGATGGAGACGATGGCGTAGCTCTGATGGGAGCAAATTTTGATAGTACGTTTTCCAGCGGAGCTGCTGACATTATCTCTATAGCGGATTCTAATTTAGCGAAGCTTCTAGAGCGCAGAATAGACAAGCTTACAAACAGAAATTTCAGTGGCTACCCGGCATTTCTAGCAGCAAAGCCGGGTGTAGACAACGGTTACATGATACTACAATACACAGCTGCTGGGCTTGTCAATGAGATTCGAGGATTGGCGCTTCCTGCGACGGCTGATAGCATTCCGACGTGTGCGAACTGGGAAGATCCTGTAAGTATGGGACTGCTTGCTTCTCAGAAAGCTCTTGATATTGCACAAAAACTACAATACATCGTCGCCATAGAGCTCATGGTCACTTCCCGTGCTTTTGACTTGTTTACTGAAGGCGTAGGTTGCTTCGCGTCTGCGACGCAAGCTGTACGCGACAAGATTCGTACGATAGTACCACCAATGACGGGGGACAGACATCTTAGTCCTGAGGTAGAAAAAGTCAAGAAAATAGTCTCGGAAGGTGAAATTATCCGCGTTGCTGAAACATATGTCGGAAATCTTGGCTATTAATTTTTAAATTTAGCAGAAGGAGGATCTGTATGGACGAAATATATATGCTTACTCCAGAGAAGATCGGAAGAGCTAATAATATATATACAGTAATATTAGACAAGGCACCAATCAGTATTGAAGAGTTCGTAGCCGTCGCGCGTTATCACGCAATCGTTGAGTTTTCACAAGAATATATTGATAGAGTCATTGCATCGAGAAACCTTGCTGCTAGATTTTTGGATGAAAATAGAAAGATATACGGCTTAACAACTGGATTTGGCGAGAATGTAAACAGAATTATTCCCCAAGATGAAGCTGTGGAGCTGCAAATCAATATAATTAGATCTCATGCAACCTCAGTAGGGAAGCCTTTAAAGGAAGAAGCTGTGCGAGCCGTGTGGCTTATGCAGCTCCTTAGTTTAGGCAAGGGATTTTCTGGAATTCGTATTGAGACACTTTTCCTGATAGCTAACGCTCTTAATGTAGGACTTACTCCTTATGTTCCAGGAGAAGGCTCTGTACAGTATTTGGCTATTGAGGCGCAAATGAACCTTGTCCTGATGGGAGAAGGAAAGGCATGGTACAAAGGACGCCTTTTAGCTGCTAATGAAGCTTTATATGAAGCAGGACTTAAGCCTTTTGTCCCTGCCTGTAAGGAAGGGCTGTGTCTGACCAACGGAGCTAACTCAGCAACTGCGCTCGCTGCATTAGCCCTATATGACTGTGCCGTTGCAGTTCAGACTTCCGATATTGCAGCCGCAATGTCATACGAAGCACTTAAAGGAAATATTCTAGCTTGTGACCCTAGAGTACAGTCGCTAAAGGAGCATCCGCATCAGGCTGCGTGTGCCAGAAACATAGTCCGCCTGCTTAGCGACAGCGGGATCGCGTCTAAATATAAGGGCGCGCGTGTGCAGGATCCACTAGCATTGAGATCCATTCCGCAGATGCACGGCGCGATAAAATGTATGATTCAAGATTGCGCCAAGGACATTCTGGAAGAGATGGACTCGTGCAGCGATAATCCAATTCTTTGGAATGCACCTAACGAAGAATGCGGTTTGATGGGAGCAAATTTTGACGGTACCTACGCAAGCGGAGCAGCAGATATTTTGTGTATAGCATCAGCAAATTTAGGCAAGCTTTTGGAACGTCGCATAGATAAACTCACAAATCGCCATTTTAGTGGATATCCAGCATTTCTGGCAGAAAATCCGGGGGTAGATAACGGATATATGATAGTCCAATATACTGCGGCAGGCTTACTAAACGAAATCCGAGGCTTGTCTTTACCTTCAACGGCGGACAGTATTCCGACATGCGGTAACTGGGAAGATCCAGTAAGTATGGGGTGGTGGGCCTCTCGCAAAGCATGGTATGTTGGGAAGAAAATACAGTACATAGCTGCAATAGAAATTATGACATTGTGTAGAGCTTTTGACTTAGAAAAAGAGGATGCATGTTTCTCTTCAGCGACAAGCGCAGTACATGACAAAGTACGTTCTGTTGTACCGCCAATCACTGAAGAT
The window above is part of the Cloacibacillus sp. An23 genome. Proteins encoded here:
- a CDS encoding phosphodiester glycosidase family protein, which gives rise to MIRAWRAAVVAAVFVCAAAFPMARAEAMTQADVGPAVSEALGRETPEKFLTAVEGDMTRRDALRLAFEAMGWRFALAAVDQIGILPEWPEVEGVSYISATMTPRPPEAMTASLDEPLTPEDMVEFEKWLRECRESVSWKASFSWNGTTLFMMKRGVGNPNGPANGDLENGENEPLFAAALAVDMQTVPCQIATAEMIGSKRATLATIAAENYGVIGGINGGYFSGAKPIGVLRRQGRTDNPKFWPHRSAFGWNDKGESIFIDGKIVSNIGSAREYDEYTELMQAGPLLVKDGEAAPNTEDVDPNVLNKRHPRTFVGTDGARVVWGIVDGRDNMHSVGMTIDELRTFCIKGLALTDALNLDGGGSSSIWWRGMTFSQPSNSSDAERPIPYAVLMFEPGAGVRQ
- the rlmN gene encoding 23S rRNA (adenine(2503)-C(2))-methyltransferase RlmN, with amino-acid sequence MNEKIYAPDMDSGEWKEYTEKELGEPSYRAGQICQWIWQKRADDTEEMTNLSKALREKLAEKLDFAFPQLVREQKSSDGTRKFLWRLRDGESVESVLMKQGDRLTACISTQVGCPLQCTFCATGLSGFVRNLSAGEIAGQVAAIEKKIGREINNVVYMGMGEPFLNTEAVLKSIRMLNDPKMRNLGIRHITVSTSGVIPGIRALADSGLGVRLAVSLHAADGELRGMLMPVNHSYPVEELREALVEYQETTGDRITIEYALFGGVNDSVERARELVRYLRGIHVYVNLIPFNAVDGRYAKPEAEDVLRFKSVLQTAGFECEIRAEQGADIDAACGQLRRKEEGGADAPLERGSFSAPRNIMAEERAAARSSKTAAKPKRRQFPQKEEKRGSSDSRGEEGTGRGRFGAGKNGAERRSYGAGDDKSRGFSKNGGERETFKRRRENAEPQERYRSGKMKEARPTYRGGGEERTLDGGGARGERKFREAGAKSPARTKRAPAPQDGPFAKFYRNSAKPKRGAKNAKKS
- a CDS encoding DDE-type integrase/transposase/recombinase, which codes for MSKISQKKRYRQSLIKYAIKYGVTKATARYATNRQYVYRWMKRYDGSLESFRDKSRRPRHHPNEHSPAELLLIRNMLRHNKNTRLVVLLVKLRKRGYSRSISALYRVMKRIGAVRITLPNPKCVSKPNERMQYPGQRVQVDVKFVPKSCLVGEAEGKQFYQYTAIDEYSRFRYVEAEEYSTYSSAAFLTHMLRFFKFRVKCVHSDNRTEFTNRFTSDKDKPTLFENHLEQCVIRHKLIKPYTPRHNGKAERSHRNDNEYFYASHKRISSIRRKILLSKLQICQSSVTAREPHHHSDASHKRPRGEGVVSAVTCRQLTGRRA
- a CDS encoding XRE family transcriptional regulator, producing the protein MSHELLHEKLKNLRKRKKLYLKDVSSGVGLSASYLSQLETGKVEPTISTLRRLAQFYGVPIVYFFETELSQDVVVRKAERKRLWSDNKTLIYEPLQGGANGKKMQATYITILPNTEYFFSSHDGEEFMIVVKGQLRFQYEGATYDLHPGDSIYYDAAKPFTFSNPLHQIIELLTVCAPPIS
- a CDS encoding transposase — translated: MYRERAWSKRGVGIPGRISGKTYKRVGLAAALYRGQLTEPMQYEGTIDGELFEEWRRKFLCPALEYGSTQIMDNVSFHSKKKVKDIASSFGHRVIFFPPYSPELTHIERCWAALKKTLKGVIDSVASIDDALRICLQRK
- a CDS encoding aromatic amino acid ammonia-lyase; its protein translation is MTLVEFIAIVRYNSKVVLTPEYVERVKKSRTLVEKFLNENRAIYGLTTGFGDNVRKVIPQSEAERLQRNIIRSHAVSVGEPLSEEGVRALWLMQLLSLGRGYSGIRPDVLTLIAECLNRKVYPYAPSEGSIQNLPVEGYVNLVLMGEGQAWLGNQLVTGHEALKSVGLDPLSPACKEGLCLTNGINGAEGLALIALHDSILAAQTADISGAMAFEVLRGTLLGCDYRLHSLKEHPEQAGCAANIRLILSDSEIAANSMYHRVQDPYVIRCIPHVHGAAKRFMKDVSISLIREMLSCNDNPIVWPDGNGEGLMGSNFDGTYVGAGSDILCMACANIAKISERRTDKLTNQSLSGGYPAFLADKPGVDNGYMIAQYTASALVNEIRGLCIPATSDSVPVSANWEDPISMAWWAAMKAVHVACKLQYVIAIELMTMSRAFDLTRVEYGHFSSATQSVHDKIREVVPYIKGDRYLGPDIEAIYSMVKNGDIVKNVQARIGTTLAF
- a CDS encoding aromatic amino acid ammonia-lyase, producing the protein MAKLDIVKLSKCITIQNVCIGPGPLPLEEFIAVVRYGAKVKFSDEYRQRVVRSRILVEKILDENRVVYGLTTGFGDNVRTIIPQEEAIELQYNILRSHAVSVGEPLPEDEVRAIWLMQLLSLGRGYSGIRMEMLDLIAQCLNSGIYPFVPRFGSVQALVLEANVNLVLIGEGQAWYKGELLTGAEALQKAGLSPLAPACKEGLCLTNGANSATGLAALALYDSLIAVQTADVSAAMSYEALKGNILACDPRLHSVKEHPNQITCAENIRILLHDSSIMENNKGQSVQDPLALRSVPQMHGAVKRYLADAGTDILEEMASCSDNPVLWPDGDDGVALMGANFDSTFSSGAADIISIADSNLAKLLERRIDKLTNRNFSGYPAFLAAKPGVDNGYMILQYTAAGLVNEIRGLALPATADSIPTCANWEDPVSMGLLASQKALDIAQKLQYIVAIELMVTSRAFDLFTEGVGCFASATQAVRDKIRTIVPPMTGDRHLSPEVEKVKKIVSEGEIIRVAETYVGNLGY